One genomic window of Glycine soja cultivar W05 chromosome 9, ASM419377v2, whole genome shotgun sequence includes the following:
- the LOC114367928 gene encoding pyruvate dehydrogenase (acetyl-transferring) kinase, mitochondrial-like: MAAKKACETFSKSLIEEVNRWGCLKQTGVSLRYMMEFGSKPTNKNLLISAQFLHKELAIRIARRAVELENLPYGLSQKPAVLKVRDWYVDSFRDVRAFPDIKNVNDEREFTEMIKAIKVRHNNVVPTMAMGVQQLKKGMDPKIVYEDLVEIHQFLDRFYMSRIGIRMLIGQHVELHNPNPPPHVVGYIHTKMSPVEVARNASEDARSICCREYGSAPDVHIYGDPNFTFPYVPAHLHLMVFELVKNSLRAVQERFMNSDKVAPPIRIIVADGIEDVTIKVSDEGGGIARSGLPKIFTYLYSTARNPLDEHSDLGIGDNVTMAGYGYGLPISRLYARYFGGDLQIISMEGYGTDAYLHLSRLGDSQEPLP; this comes from the exons ATGGCTGCCAAAAAGGCATGTGAGACATTCTCAAAGTCATTGATTGAGGAAGTGAATAGATGGGGTTGCTTGAAGCAGACAGGGGTGAGTCTCAGGTACATGATGGAATTCGGGTCCAAACCCACTAACAAGAATTTGCTGATCTCTGCCCAGTTTCTTCACAAGGAACTTGCCATCAGAATTGCCAGAAGGGCCGTTGAACTTGAGAATCTTCCCTATGGTTTGTCTCAAAAACCTGCTGTTCTGAAG GTTAGGGATTGGTATGTGGATTCTTTCCGTGATGTCAGAGCCTTCCCTGACATCAAGAATGTGAATGATGAAAGAGAGTTCACTGAAATGATTAAGGCCATCAAAGTGAGGCACAACAATGTGGTACCCACAATGGCCATGGGAGTTCAGCAATTGAAGAAAGGTATGGATCCAAAGATTGTTTATGAAGATCTTGTTGAGATTCATCAGTTCCTTGACCGCTTCTACATGTCAAGAATTGGAATCCGTATGCTTATCG GGCAGCATGTTGAGTTGCACAATCCCAATCCTCCTCCCCACGTCGTGGGTTACATACACACGAAAATGTCTCCTGTGGAGGTGGCGAGGAATGCCAGTGAAGATGCACGTTCTATATGTTGTCGTGAATATGGAAGTGCCCCTGATGTCCATATTTATGGAGATCCTAATTTTACTTTTCC GTATGTTCCAGCTCACTTGCATCTTATGGTATTTGAGTTGGTTAAGAACTCACTGCGTGCTGTACAAGAGCGTTTTATGAATTCCGATAAAGTTGCACCTCCCATTAGAATAATAGTTGCTGATGGAATAGAGGATGTTACCATAAAG GTCTCAGATGAGGGAGGTGGAATTGCAAGAAGTGGTTTGCCTAAAATTTTTACATATCTATATAGTACTGCCAGAAACCCATTGGATGAGCATTCGGATCTTGGAATAGGTGATAATGTGACAATGGCTGGATATGGATATGGTCTTCCTATTAGTCGTCTATATGCTCGGTATTTTGGAGGTGATCTTCAAATAATCTCTATGGAAGGATATG GCACTGATGCATATCTCCATTTGTCTCGTTTGGGAGATTCACAAGAACCTTTGCCTTGA